In one Nocardioides luteus genomic region, the following are encoded:
- a CDS encoding Lrp/AsnC family transcriptional regulator — protein MPTPVATPLDELDRKIVAAMQVDGRVSWRRIAEVLDEPERTITRRGTDLLAKRLIQISSLDGHNAAVMVRAECAVGAVRSTATALAQRPDCVFAYALTGRVDCVAEIRVSTANLPRLVLDELPATIGLARAHADPVLRILRSVRQWRPPILTPAQIAALEAPPFGLQQPDGSEPEPLTPTDRAITQVLRRDGRASTTEIARGAGISESTARRRLEWLLVNRRVWSRAVVEPALLGFPFEAMIWVRVLPGRLDTFVKHVLAEPRVRQMSALAGEYDLAINVAVADQASLYELIDTAPWRQMVQSRQISVILEAMKRSGVRLPLGAHAT, from the coding sequence GTGCCTACGCCCGTTGCGACCCCGCTCGACGAGCTGGATCGCAAGATCGTGGCGGCGATGCAGGTCGACGGGCGGGTCAGCTGGAGACGGATCGCGGAGGTGCTGGACGAACCTGAGCGGACCATCACGAGGCGTGGCACCGACCTCCTCGCCAAGCGGCTGATCCAGATATCCAGCCTCGATGGTCACAACGCCGCCGTGATGGTGCGAGCCGAGTGCGCGGTCGGCGCCGTGCGGAGCACGGCGACCGCGTTGGCACAGCGCCCCGACTGCGTGTTCGCATATGCCCTCACCGGCAGGGTCGACTGTGTCGCCGAGATCCGGGTGAGCACTGCGAACCTGCCCCGGCTCGTGCTCGACGAGCTGCCCGCCACGATCGGACTGGCACGGGCGCACGCCGATCCGGTGCTGCGCATCCTGCGGTCCGTACGTCAATGGCGCCCGCCGATCCTGACCCCGGCCCAGATCGCTGCGCTCGAGGCACCACCCTTCGGTCTGCAGCAGCCAGACGGGAGCGAGCCGGAGCCCCTCACGCCCACCGACCGCGCCATCACCCAGGTGCTGCGCCGAGATGGTCGTGCGAGCACCACCGAGATCGCCCGAGGAGCCGGGATCAGTGAGTCGACCGCTCGGCGACGGCTGGAGTGGCTCCTGGTCAACCGGCGCGTGTGGTCGCGGGCCGTGGTCGAACCAGCCCTGCTGGGCTTCCCGTTCGAGGCGATGATCTGGGTGCGTGTCCTTCCGGGGCGCCTCGACACGTTCGTCAAGCACGTTCTCGCCGAGCCACGAGTGCGGCAGATGAGTGCGCTGGCGGGTGAGTACGACTTGGCCATCAACGTCGCCGTGGCGGACCAGGCCTCCCTCTACGAGCTGATCGACACCGCGCCGTGGCGTCAGATGGTGCAGAGCCGGCAGATCTCGGTCATCCTCGAGGCGATGAAGCGCTCCGGGGTGCGTCTGCCTCTCGGCGCCCATGCGACCTGA
- a CDS encoding PQQ-dependent sugar dehydrogenase, with product MPEHSTVGGVPRRRARRSLLAVTSGLALGLTSGIALATPAAAHDGVDHGTEPGAGLALDWSNYEKVTLTKDTGEPIDMAVLPDRRVLTTARNGDVRLVDPDAGTTRVVNTIATYNNSEDGLQTITLAPDFEESGWVYLYYAPRTMTGPYPTTTPSGSAPNTLPAGQTEAYWDQWKGYNQLTRVKWDEAADKLDLATEQVILKVEVQRGQCCHVAGDVDFDDQGNLYLATGDNTPAGTPGANGYAPNNDAPGFNPGFDSRRGAGNTNDLRGKILRVAVQEDGSYTIPEGNLFAPGTDGTRPEIFAMGLRNPFRMDVDPATNSVSWGDYGPDAGVPNPDRGPMGYVEWQTTAIDEPINGGWPYCTGDHFNYNEWNFETATPREFFDCAAGAENNSRWNTGLSTLPPATAATLYYGDNNTHQPWPELTDFSPAGGQGPMGGPVYHYDADNPSPTKFPEYWDGKAFFAEFSQDYLAAFTVDWPSGPVSHIEQFLPNIDLETNRQPITDSPIDIEFGPDGSLYVLDYGDGFFRANPDAGLYRIDYSVGNKAPRADIVADPISSSSAPLTVEFDGSGSVDPEGGALTYDWDFDGDGTFDATGATTSHTYDELGRYTARLRVTDAEGRRGITSTSISVGNVAPTIKVATPAEGGFFDWGQAVPFDVTTDDPEDGSATVCSRVTWTFGLGHDVHAHPLSQGTGCRFAIPTPADATEHGETENIYGVVVIGYTDNGANGVPAARSEVSMVLNPKSQEAEWADASEGVAIAPDETASGLRKVTSLDEGDWLSWKPVNLAGITSAKLRASGTGTVQLRWGSADATPFASFDVSSQDWSETTSDLTGAPSGSGELFVTSTGGVTLDRIRFVGDGFADVTPPTVSATLDPAQPTGQNGWWTGNVSVAVVATDNGTVASRQRSTNGGQTWENANNPLTVSAEGVTTVHYRATDNGGNVSEVGKVVVRIDKTAPQVAVDGVTDGATVGNAGDASWSATDATSGVGSVTATLDGAAVTGDTLPLWRLSLGSHTLKVTATDKAGHATTRTVTFTTSTSLAELTALTERLARSGEITPAGESVLEKRLSQAAKHVDAGRYASARSQLREYADLAASSLYVADADARAALQRDARAVISQL from the coding sequence ATGCCCGAACACAGCACAGTCGGTGGGGTACCCCGCCGTCGTGCCCGGCGATCACTCCTCGCGGTGACCTCCGGGCTCGCGCTCGGTCTCACCTCCGGGATCGCCCTCGCGACGCCCGCTGCCGCCCACGACGGTGTCGACCACGGCACCGAGCCCGGGGCCGGCCTCGCCCTGGACTGGTCCAACTACGAGAAGGTCACGCTCACCAAGGACACCGGTGAGCCGATCGACATGGCCGTCCTGCCGGACCGGCGCGTGCTCACCACGGCGCGCAACGGTGACGTCCGGCTCGTCGACCCCGACGCCGGTACGACCCGCGTGGTCAACACGATCGCGACATACAACAACTCCGAGGACGGTCTGCAGACGATCACCCTCGCGCCCGACTTCGAGGAGTCGGGCTGGGTCTACCTCTACTACGCGCCGCGCACCATGACCGGCCCGTACCCGACGACCACGCCGTCCGGCTCGGCGCCCAACACGCTGCCCGCAGGTCAGACCGAGGCCTACTGGGACCAGTGGAAGGGCTACAACCAGCTCACCCGCGTGAAGTGGGACGAGGCCGCCGACAAGCTGGACCTCGCGACCGAGCAGGTGATCCTCAAGGTCGAGGTGCAGCGGGGTCAGTGCTGCCACGTGGCCGGCGACGTCGACTTCGACGACCAGGGCAACCTCTACCTGGCCACGGGTGACAACACCCCGGCCGGAACCCCGGGCGCGAACGGGTACGCCCCCAACAACGACGCCCCCGGCTTCAACCCCGGCTTCGACTCCCGCCGCGGTGCGGGCAACACGAACGACCTGCGCGGCAAGATCCTGCGCGTCGCGGTCCAGGAGGACGGCTCGTACACCATCCCCGAGGGCAACCTCTTCGCCCCCGGCACGGACGGGACGCGACCGGAGATCTTCGCGATGGGTCTGCGCAACCCGTTCCGGATGGATGTCGACCCCGCGACGAACTCGGTGAGCTGGGGCGACTACGGCCCGGACGCCGGGGTGCCGAACCCGGATCGTGGCCCGATGGGGTACGTCGAGTGGCAGACGACCGCGATCGACGAGCCGATCAACGGCGGCTGGCCCTACTGCACCGGCGACCACTTCAACTACAACGAGTGGAACTTCGAGACGGCGACGCCGCGGGAGTTCTTCGACTGCGCCGCTGGTGCGGAGAACAACTCGCGGTGGAACACCGGGCTCTCGACCCTTCCGCCGGCGACGGCCGCAACCCTCTACTACGGCGACAACAACACCCACCAGCCGTGGCCGGAGCTGACCGACTTCAGCCCCGCCGGCGGCCAGGGGCCGATGGGCGGTCCGGTGTACCACTACGACGCGGACAACCCCTCGCCGACGAAGTTCCCCGAGTACTGGGACGGCAAGGCGTTCTTCGCCGAGTTCTCCCAGGACTACCTGGCGGCGTTCACCGTCGACTGGCCCAGCGGCCCGGTCTCTCATATCGAGCAGTTCCTGCCCAACATCGATCTCGAGACGAACCGGCAGCCGATCACCGACAGCCCGATCGACATCGAGTTCGGGCCGGACGGCTCGCTCTACGTCCTCGACTACGGTGACGGCTTCTTCCGCGCCAACCCGGATGCCGGCCTCTACCGGATCGACTACAGCGTCGGCAACAAGGCACCGCGTGCGGACATCGTCGCCGACCCCATCTCCAGCAGCTCCGCACCGCTGACCGTGGAGTTCGACGGCTCGGGCTCGGTCGACCCCGAAGGTGGCGCGCTCACCTACGACTGGGACTTCGACGGCGACGGCACCTTCGACGCCACCGGGGCGACCACGTCGCACACCTACGACGAGCTCGGTCGCTACACCGCCCGGCTCCGGGTCACCGACGCCGAGGGACGTCGCGGCATCACGTCGACCTCGATCAGCGTGGGCAACGTCGCGCCGACGATCAAGGTGGCCACACCGGCCGAGGGAGGCTTCTTCGACTGGGGTCAGGCGGTTCCCTTCGACGTGACGACCGACGACCCCGAGGACGGCAGCGCGACGGTGTGCTCGCGGGTGACCTGGACGTTCGGCCTCGGGCACGACGTCCACGCCCACCCGCTCAGCCAGGGGACCGGCTGCCGGTTCGCGATCCCGACGCCCGCCGACGCCACCGAGCACGGCGAGACGGAGAACATCTACGGAGTCGTCGTCATCGGCTACACCGACAACGGCGCCAACGGTGTGCCGGCGGCCCGGTCCGAGGTCTCGATGGTCCTCAACCCGAAGTCGCAGGAGGCCGAGTGGGCCGACGCCTCCGAGGGCGTGGCCATCGCTCCGGACGAGACGGCGAGCGGCCTGCGGAAGGTCACCTCGCTCGATGAGGGCGACTGGCTCTCCTGGAAGCCTGTGAACCTCGCCGGCATCACCTCGGCGAAGCTGCGCGCCAGCGGCACCGGCACCGTACAGCTGCGCTGGGGGTCGGCCGACGCGACGCCGTTCGCCTCGTTCGACGTCTCCAGCCAGGACTGGTCCGAGACCACGTCCGACCTGACCGGAGCGCCGTCGGGCAGCGGCGAGCTGTTCGTGACCTCCACCGGCGGCGTCACCCTGGACCGGATCAGGTTCGTCGGCGACGGCTTCGCCGACGTCACGCCTCCGACGGTCTCCGCGACGCTCGACCCGGCGCAGCCGACCGGGCAGAACGGCTGGTGGACGGGGAACGTGTCGGTGGCGGTCGTCGCGACCGACAACGGCACCGTCGCCTCCCGGCAGCGCTCGACCAACGGCGGTCAGACCTGGGAGAACGCGAACAACCCGCTCACGGTGTCCGCGGAAGGCGTCACGACCGTGCACTACCGGGCGACCGACAACGGCGGCAACGTCTCCGAGGTCGGGAAGGTCGTGGTGCGGATCGACAAGACCGCTCCGCAGGTCGCGGTCGACGGTGTCACCGACGGAGCCACCGTCGGCAACGCCGGGGATGCATCGTGGTCGGCCACCGACGCCACCTCCGGTGTCGGGTCCGTGACCGCGACCCTGGACGGTGCGGCGGTCACCGGTGACACGCTTCCCCTGTGGCGGCTCTCGCTCGGGTCGCACACCCTCAAGGTCACCGCGACCGACAAGGCGGGACACGCGACGACGAGAACGGTGACGTTCACGACCAGCACCTCGCTGGCCGAGCTCACCGCCCTGACCGAGCGGCTCGCTCGCTCCGGCGAGATCACCCCCGCCGGGGAGAGCGTCCTCGAGAAGCGGCTCAGCCAGGCCGCCAAGCACGTCGATGCCGGACGGTACGCCTCCGCGCGATCGCAGCTGCGGGAGTACGCCGACCTGGCGGCCAGCTCGCTCTACGTCGCCGACGCCGACGCTCGTGCCGCGCTGCAGCGCGACGCCCGGGCGGTGATCAGCCAGCTCTGA
- a CDS encoding sugar phosphate isomerase/epimerase family protein → MRNRPTPAANHEVPAIARKLGLNRRQLLAATTGMAAAGIALGGVPLAGPAAADNALLIPRPRRGIILYTVRDAISRDPATSPYASGFKAVLEELSKIGYRQIEFAGFNQNANAPGGNVNNVEGAHLLRMWLDDNGLEAEGNHGSVPSTITDASLAAFDAACEVANILGMRHIGTGSDPTGSAYLADWQAAADRWNILGERAAGHGLKLYTHNHDIAYSFLLDSGPNDALGRPTRSSGVRRLEWFLANTDPRYVSLEMDIYWAHVAQYKHHTYTAPDGSLVEDRFDPLEVVKSAPMRFPLFHAKDGKKDETQANGYVMAPFGEGDIDYQAFFGDMPARGYHNPMWEQDTAPGGAANPGQSLAFAKLSYQNMDELRG, encoded by the coding sequence ATGCGCAACCGTCCCACCCCTGCCGCGAACCACGAGGTTCCGGCTATCGCACGCAAGCTCGGGCTCAACCGTCGGCAGCTGCTGGCGGCCACGACAGGCATGGCCGCGGCGGGAATCGCCCTCGGCGGTGTCCCTCTCGCCGGTCCCGCCGCCGCCGACAACGCACTGCTGATCCCGCGGCCGCGGCGCGGGATCATCCTCTACACGGTGCGCGACGCGATCAGTCGCGACCCCGCCACCAGCCCGTACGCCTCGGGGTTCAAGGCGGTCCTCGAGGAGCTCTCGAAGATCGGCTACCGGCAGATCGAGTTCGCCGGCTTCAACCAGAATGCCAACGCGCCCGGCGGCAACGTCAACAACGTCGAGGGCGCGCACCTGCTGCGCATGTGGCTCGATGACAACGGTCTCGAGGCCGAGGGGAACCACGGGTCGGTCCCCTCCACGATCACCGATGCGTCCCTGGCCGCCTTCGACGCGGCGTGCGAGGTCGCGAACATCTTGGGGATGAGGCACATCGGGACCGGAAGCGATCCCACTGGGTCGGCCTACCTGGCCGACTGGCAGGCCGCGGCCGATCGCTGGAACATCCTCGGCGAGCGCGCAGCCGGGCATGGGCTCAAGCTCTACACGCACAACCACGACATCGCGTACAGCTTCCTGCTGGACAGCGGGCCCAACGACGCGCTGGGCCGCCCGACGCGGTCGTCCGGGGTGCGCCGGCTGGAGTGGTTCCTGGCGAACACCGACCCGCGCTACGTGTCGCTGGAGATGGACATCTACTGGGCGCACGTCGCGCAGTACAAGCATCACACCTACACCGCCCCCGACGGCAGTCTCGTCGAGGACCGCTTCGACCCGCTCGAGGTCGTCAAGTCCGCGCCGATGCGCTTCCCGCTCTTCCACGCCAAGGACGGGAAGAAGGACGAGACGCAGGCCAACGGCTACGTGATGGCGCCGTTCGGGGAGGGCGACATCGACTACCAGGCCTTCTTCGGCGACATGCCGGCACGGGGCTACCACAACCCGATGTGGGAGCAGGACACCGCGCCCGGCGGTGCGGCCAACCCTGGCCAGTCCCTCGCCTTCGCCAAGCTGAGCTACCAGAACATGGACGAGCTCCGCGGCTGA
- a CDS encoding 1-aminocyclopropane-1-carboxylate deaminase has product MSLDDFDRYPLLFGPSPIHRLDRLTKHLGGAQIWAKREDCNSGLAYGGNKTRKLEYIVPDALASGADTLVSIGGYQSNHTRQVAAVAAKLGLKARLVQEKWVDWPDVTNDRVGNIMLSRIMGADVRLDASGFDIGIRDSWEQAMKEVRDAGGTPYGIPAGASEHPLGGLGFANWAREVEQQEAELGVFFDTIVVCTVTGSTHAGMIAGFAGQDRPRRIIGIDASATLEKTRAQVERIARHTAELIGLGRELRDDEITVLEGWAGDLYGIPVESTIDAIRLSGALEGMIIDPVYEGKSMAGLIDLVTQGEIGSDSTVLYAHLGGQPALNAYAGLFS; this is encoded by the coding sequence ATGTCGCTCGACGACTTCGACCGCTATCCGCTGCTGTTCGGCCCCAGCCCGATCCACCGGCTCGACCGGCTGACCAAGCACCTGGGCGGCGCACAGATCTGGGCCAAGCGCGAGGACTGCAACTCCGGGCTCGCCTACGGCGGTAACAAGACCCGCAAGCTGGAGTACATCGTCCCGGATGCTCTCGCCAGTGGGGCAGACACGCTGGTGTCGATCGGCGGGTACCAGTCCAATCACACCCGACAGGTGGCCGCGGTAGCCGCGAAGCTCGGGCTCAAGGCTCGGCTCGTTCAGGAGAAGTGGGTGGACTGGCCCGACGTCACGAACGACCGGGTCGGCAACATCATGCTCTCCCGGATCATGGGAGCCGACGTCAGACTGGACGCGAGCGGCTTCGACATCGGCATCAGGGACTCCTGGGAGCAGGCGATGAAGGAGGTACGCGACGCCGGCGGCACGCCGTACGGGATCCCGGCCGGCGCCTCCGAGCACCCACTGGGTGGTCTGGGCTTCGCAAACTGGGCACGTGAGGTCGAGCAGCAGGAGGCCGAGCTCGGCGTCTTCTTCGACACCATCGTCGTCTGCACCGTCACCGGGTCGACCCATGCCGGGATGATCGCCGGGTTCGCCGGGCAGGATCGCCCGCGGCGGATCATCGGTATCGACGCCTCGGCCACGCTCGAGAAGACCCGTGCCCAGGTCGAGCGGATCGCACGGCACACGGCCGAGCTGATCGGCCTGGGCCGCGAGCTGCGCGACGACGAGATCACCGTGCTCGAGGGTTGGGCAGGCGACCTCTACGGGATCCCGGTGGAGTCGACGATCGACGCGATCCGGCTCTCGGGTGCCCTGGAGGGCATGATCATCGACCCCGTGTACGAGGGCAAGTCGATGGCGGGACTGATCGACCTCGTCACCCAGGGTGAGATCGGGTCTGACTCGACCGTGCTCTACGCCCACCTCGGTGGGCAGCCGGCCCTCAACGCCTACGCTGGACTCTTCTCGTGA
- the purU gene encoding formyltetrahydrofolate deformylase: protein MTISPPSSTAVASMATAPRATTNVLTLSCQERPGIMHAVTSFLYDRGFDILEHQQHDDRMGELFFLRTAFASADGADVDELTAAFGPIADRFGMSFTFHDERKPRLLVMVSKFGHCLNDLIFRWRGGTLGGEIAVVASNHEDLRPMAEAAGLDFVHIPITAETKPQAEQRMLDLVDEYEIDLVVLARYMQILSDGLCRQLEGRAINIHHSFLPGFKGAKPYHQAHDRGVKLVGATAHYVTADLDEGPIIEQEVNRVDHTYTPQALANVGQDAECLALSRAVRWHCEHRVLMHGSSTVVFR, encoded by the coding sequence ATGACCATCAGTCCTCCCAGCTCGACCGCTGTTGCGTCCATGGCGACCGCCCCAAGAGCGACGACCAACGTGCTCACGCTCTCGTGCCAGGAGCGCCCGGGGATCATGCACGCGGTCACGAGCTTCCTGTACGACCGCGGCTTCGACATCCTCGAGCACCAGCAGCACGACGACCGGATGGGGGAGCTGTTCTTCCTCCGGACCGCGTTCGCCTCTGCCGACGGGGCCGACGTCGATGAGCTCACCGCCGCGTTCGGGCCGATCGCTGACCGGTTCGGGATGTCGTTCACCTTCCACGACGAGCGCAAGCCGCGGCTGCTGGTGATGGTCTCCAAGTTCGGCCACTGCCTCAACGACCTCATCTTCCGGTGGCGGGGCGGGACCCTGGGCGGCGAGATCGCGGTGGTGGCGTCCAACCACGAGGACCTCCGCCCGATGGCGGAGGCGGCCGGGCTGGACTTCGTCCACATCCCGATCACGGCCGAGACGAAGCCGCAGGCCGAGCAGCGCATGCTCGACCTGGTCGACGAGTACGAGATCGACCTGGTCGTGCTCGCCCGCTACATGCAGATCCTCTCCGACGGCCTGTGCCGTCAGCTCGAGGGGCGCGCGATCAACATCCACCACTCGTTCCTGCCGGGTTTCAAGGGGGCCAAGCCCTACCACCAGGCGCACGATCGTGGCGTGAAGCTCGTCGGGGCCACCGCCCACTACGTCACCGCAGACCTCGACGAGGGGCCCATCATCGAGCAGGAGGTCAACCGGGTCGACCACACCTACACCCCGCAGGCTCTGGCCAACGTCGGTCAGGACGCCGAGTGCCTCGCGCTCTCGCGTGCCGTCCGCTGGCACTGCGAGCACCGCGTCCTCATGCACGGCTCCAGCACCGTCGTGTTCCGCTGA
- a CDS encoding transketolase-like TK C-terminal-containing protein — MTDADVVGRTVPTTSPETIAALRDVAQRVRWLATAIVDAANRGRPNRSGVKVGGHPASSASIVEVMVALWFHELTRHDRVSVKPHASPVLHAINYLLGDLDETYLPTLRAKGGLQSYPSRLKDPDTVDFSTGSVGIGATAALWAAMSHRYLRSHFDTAPEAGRFISLLGDAELDEGAVWEAIADPAVSRMGELMWVVDLNRQSLDRVIPDIQIERLQGMFAAAGWQVVTLKWGQSISRLFEQPGGADLRTRLEQMPNEEYQRMLRVDSSEIGERIVASGASGELQDLVDRTAPDVLAEAVRDLGGHDLPQLIETFGSLDTHRPSVVFAYTIKGRGLPTEGHPNNHSALLTESQMAALAESTGSSVEDPWRRPVPGSEAAELCARRAAALRRSPHQAAPALPVPPSLGHPYRKPISTQAALGRLLADLPRDAPLAASRVVTCSPDVASSTNLGGWINKTGVWSVEDRRDWFADDAERVLKWSEATSGRHIELGIAEVNLVGLLGELGTTWSRWGERLIPIATLYDPFVSRALEPWSYGIYAGAQSILVGTPSGVTLAPEGGAHQSITTPSIGLEQPGCVAWEPCFPQDLEWTFLHAMSQIGVPGGTSAYFRLSTRPIDPAAAALPEDPDLLERRRRQAVAGGYRLSGHDPRTEDVTLVGVGAIMPEVLRAAEVLSGQGVVAGVVCLTSPDLLFRSFQQRSRRKPGEGSNIIDDLFPPTSPAPLVTVQDGHPHTLSFLAGARGDEIRCLGVSDFGQSSDLDDAYRIHGIDTASILDAALSLMGR; from the coding sequence ATGACCGATGCCGATGTCGTCGGCAGGACCGTCCCGACCACCTCGCCCGAAACGATCGCTGCGCTGCGGGACGTGGCACAACGCGTCCGCTGGCTCGCCACAGCAATCGTCGATGCGGCGAACCGTGGCCGCCCCAACCGATCCGGCGTCAAGGTCGGCGGACACCCGGCCTCATCTGCCTCGATCGTCGAGGTCATGGTCGCACTGTGGTTCCACGAGCTGACCCGTCACGACAGGGTGTCGGTCAAGCCTCACGCGTCGCCGGTGCTGCACGCGATCAACTATCTGCTGGGAGACCTCGACGAGACCTACCTGCCGACCTTGCGGGCCAAAGGGGGTCTGCAGAGCTACCCCAGCCGGCTGAAGGATCCGGACACGGTGGACTTCTCCACCGGCTCCGTAGGTATCGGCGCAACCGCAGCGCTGTGGGCGGCGATGTCGCATCGCTACCTTCGGTCGCATTTCGACACCGCGCCCGAGGCCGGTCGTTTCATCAGCCTGCTCGGTGACGCCGAGCTGGACGAGGGAGCGGTCTGGGAAGCGATCGCCGACCCCGCGGTCTCCCGCATGGGCGAGCTGATGTGGGTGGTCGACCTGAACCGCCAGTCCCTCGACCGAGTGATCCCCGACATCCAGATCGAACGCCTGCAGGGGATGTTCGCGGCTGCGGGATGGCAGGTCGTCACCCTCAAATGGGGACAGTCGATCTCACGACTGTTCGAGCAACCGGGCGGCGCCGACCTGCGTACTCGCCTCGAGCAGATGCCCAACGAGGAGTATCAGCGCATGTTGCGCGTGGACAGCTCCGAGATCGGTGAGCGCATCGTCGCCTCCGGGGCGAGCGGGGAGCTCCAGGACCTCGTCGATCGAACCGCTCCCGACGTACTCGCCGAGGCGGTTCGCGACCTGGGTGGACACGATCTTCCGCAGCTGATCGAGACTTTCGGATCCCTCGACACTCATCGGCCGAGCGTGGTGTTCGCGTACACGATCAAGGGACGAGGGCTCCCGACGGAGGGGCATCCCAACAACCACTCGGCGCTCCTCACCGAGTCCCAGATGGCTGCACTCGCGGAGAGCACGGGCAGCAGCGTCGAGGACCCGTGGCGTCGCCCGGTGCCTGGCTCGGAGGCAGCCGAGCTCTGTGCCCGGCGCGCCGCCGCGCTTCGCCGCAGCCCGCACCAGGCAGCGCCGGCGCTACCGGTTCCGCCCTCGCTTGGTCACCCCTACCGCAAGCCGATCTCGACCCAGGCGGCGTTGGGGAGGTTGCTGGCCGACCTCCCGCGTGATGCTCCCCTGGCGGCATCACGGGTCGTGACCTGCAGCCCTGACGTCGCCTCTTCGACGAACCTCGGTGGATGGATCAACAAGACCGGTGTCTGGTCGGTCGAGGACCGGCGCGACTGGTTCGCCGATGATGCGGAGCGAGTCCTCAAGTGGTCGGAGGCGACCAGCGGCCGCCACATCGAGCTCGGGATCGCCGAGGTCAACCTGGTCGGTCTCCTGGGTGAGCTCGGGACGACCTGGAGCCGTTGGGGCGAACGGCTCATCCCGATCGCCACTCTCTATGACCCCTTCGTCTCCCGGGCCCTGGAACCCTGGTCCTACGGCATCTACGCCGGGGCGCAATCGATCCTGGTGGGTACGCCCTCGGGGGTCACGCTCGCGCCAGAAGGCGGAGCTCATCAGTCCATCACCACCCCGTCGATCGGCCTGGAGCAGCCTGGTTGTGTCGCCTGGGAGCCGTGCTTTCCCCAGGATCTGGAGTGGACGTTCCTGCACGCCATGAGCCAGATCGGAGTTCCCGGCGGAACCTCCGCGTACTTCCGCCTCTCCACGCGTCCCATCGACCCCGCCGCGGCGGCGCTCCCCGAGGATCCAGATCTGCTCGAACGACGCCGGCGACAGGCGGTCGCCGGAGGCTACCGGCTCTCCGGCCATGATCCTCGAACCGAGGACGTCACGCTCGTTGGTGTTGGGGCGATCATGCCTGAGGTCCTGCGCGCCGCCGAGGTCTTGTCCGGTCAGGGTGTGGTGGCAGGAGTCGTCTGTCTGACGAGTCCCGACCTTCTGTTCCGCTCCTTCCAGCAGCGCTCTCGTCGAAAGCCCGGAGAAGGTAGCAACATCATCGACGATCTGTTTCCGCCGACATCGCCGGCGCCTCTGGTCACAGTGCAGGACGGGCATCCCCACACTCTCTCGTTCCTGGCAGGAGCTCGAGGCGACGAGATCCGTTGCCTGGGCGTCTCCGATTTCGGGCAGTCCTCCGACCTCGACGACGCCTATCGGATCCACGGGATCGACACGGCGTCGATCTTGGATGCGGCGTTGTCGTTGATGGGCCGATAA